The Arthrobacter zhaoxinii sequence GTGGAGTCCCTCTCCGGGGGGATGAAGCGGCGCCTGACCATCGCCCGTTCCCTGATCAACGATCCCAAGATCCTGCTGCTGGACGAACCGACCACGGGCCTGGATCCCCAGGCCCGGCACATCCTCTGGGATCGGCTGTTCCGGCTCAAGGAAGCGGGCGTCACGCTGATCCTCACCACCCACTACATGGACGAGGCGGAGCAGCTGTGCGACCGGCTGATTGTGGTGGACAAGGGCGCGATCATGGCCGAGGGTTCCCCGGCCGCCCTGATCCGCGAGTACTCCACCCGCGAGGTGGTGGAGCTGCGGTTCGGATCGGAACGGAACACCACGGTGGCAGGCGAGCTTGAGGGAATCGGCGAGAGGCTGGAAACCCTCCCGGACCGGGTCCTGATCTACGCGGACGACGGCGAAGCCGCGCTGGACGCCGTAACGAGCCGGGGGCTGCGGCCCATCACGTCGCTGGTGCGCCGGTCCTCGCTGGAAGACGTGTTTCTCCGCCTGACGGGCAGGAGCCTCGTTGAGTAAGCCCGAAGCCGCCGCCGGCCCCGGCGTCCAACGCCATGAGGTGCTCGGGCTGCGGTCGCCGCTGACCCCGCGCCAAACCGCCGCCCGGGCGCGGCGCTTCGGTTCCTTCTACTACGCAGACATGTGGATCCGCCGGATGCGCGGCTACCAGGGGACCGTGCTGATGACCGCCGTGGGCACTCCGCTGGTCTACCTGCTGGGCATGGGTACGGGCCTGGCCGTGCTGATCGACGGGAACTCGAATGCGGGTTTCCCGGGCGCCGACGGCTCGACTGTGTCCTACCTGATGTTCCTGGGACCGGCCCTCGTGGCAACCGCCGCCCTGATGGTCTCCAGCGAGGAAAACACCTACACCGTCATGGGCGGGTTCAAATGGCACCGCACCTACTACGGACCCAATGCCTCTCCGCTTTCCAGCGGGCAGATTGCCCTCGGACATGTCCTGGGACTGACCGTCCGCATCCTGCTGACCACGGGCATCTACTACCTGTTCCTGGTGCTCTTCGGGGCGGTGGCGCAGCCCGCAACCGGCTGGCTGATGATCTTCACCGCACTGCTGGCCGGACTGGCCTTCGGGATGCCGCTCATGGCCTTCAGCGCCACCCTGAAAGAGGATAAGGGGCAGTTCGCCCTGGTCCAGCGGTTCATTGTGATGCCGCTGTTCCTGTTCTCCGGGACCTTCTTTCCGCTGGAGTCGCTGCCGCTGGCTGTCCGCTGGATCGGCTGGATCTCA is a genomic window containing:
- a CDS encoding ABC transporter ATP-binding protein, which codes for MSQITSSKTVPETRSDFVISARNLTKSYGDFTAVNGISFDVPPGESFGLLGPNGAGKSTTMKMIGGVAQRTAGDLSIMGLDPNRYGPEVRAHLGVVPQQDNLDEDLRVRDNLVAYGRYFGLPKSYLQPKADELLEFAQLTDKAKARVESLSGGMKRRLTIARSLINDPKILLLDEPTTGLDPQARHILWDRLFRLKEAGVTLILTTHYMDEAEQLCDRLIVVDKGAIMAEGSPAALIREYSTREVVELRFGSERNTTVAGELEGIGERLETLPDRVLIYADDGEAALDAVTSRGLRPITSLVRRSSLEDVFLRLTGRSLVE
- a CDS encoding ABC transporter permease codes for the protein MSKPEAAAGPGVQRHEVLGLRSPLTPRQTAARARRFGSFYYADMWIRRMRGYQGTVLMTAVGTPLVYLLGMGTGLAVLIDGNSNAGFPGADGSTVSYLMFLGPALVATAALMVSSEENTYTVMGGFKWHRTYYGPNASPLSSGQIALGHVLGLTVRILLTTGIYYLFLVLFGAVAQPATGWLMIFTALLAGLAFGMPLMAFSATLKEDKGQFALVQRFIVMPLFLFSGTFFPLESLPLAVRWIGWISPLWHSTELGRVLSYGHPEPAAMTAVHVVYLLVLTFGGLLLARRNFTRRLDG